The stretch of DNA TCTCTGGCGCCCAGACATTGAGGCTGAGGCAGTCTTCGCTTTGCGAATAGGGCGAGTCGGGGCCCTTCTTCTGCGGACAGGCGGGGCCGAACCTGGTGGCTTGAATGACGGTGCCGCTAGGCTCGGCGGCGATGGGCGGCTTCCACCGGTTTGGCCCGGCTGGTGATTGAGCATAGGGGATGCCGAGATAGGCGCGAACGGCACGAGCCTCGGCCGGTTGCAGGAAGCCGCAAACGGGTCCGCTGCTTGTCTGCACGATGGGCACCGTGCAGGCGGCTGACTGTGCCAGCGCCGCGGCCGGCCCGCCAAACAGGAGGACAAGAACGCAGGCGGCGAGGCCGAGTAGCCGATCCGCCGCGTACGCCAGATATGACCGCATGAGCACTCTCAATGAGACCCGCATAGGCATGCGGTCAGAAGGGTGCTATTTCGCCATCAACTAGCCACGAATGGCAAATGGTAAGCGCCGTCACCGTGAATCATGGCAGCCAAGCCCAAGAAGGTCTTGAGCTCGGCTGAACGGATTACGCGGCGCCCCGGGCCTTGATCCTGCGACGGTCTTGCAGAGGCTGATAGGCAATGCGCGCGTGCTTATCGCAATAGGGCAAGCCCGATTTGGGAGCACAGCCACAGAAATGAAAGCTGTCCGTTCCCGGTTCTCCCACAGGCCAGCGGCAGGTCTTGTCACTGAGTTGCAGGATGTTCACTCCCTCGTTGGAGGAGGAATAAACCTGCCTGATGGGCTGTGGCTGCGGCGCGGGAGGCGCTTCTGGAACCGCTTCCGGCTGCACCTGCAGGGCAGTGGCGCCAAGAGTGGGAAACTGTGTGATCTTTCCGGATGTTGGCGCCTGGCGGGTCTTGGTGCGCGGCCGCGCATGCTGGGTTCGTGACGGCGTTCCGCGACCAGAAAGGCCCAACCTGTGGACCTTGCCGATTACGGCGTTGCGGGTCACTTCACCAAGCTTGCTGGCGATCTGGCTGGCGCTGAGCCCCTCGGTCCAGAGCCGCTTCAGCAGGTCCACCCGTTCATCGGTCCACATGTAAGATCCCCGTCAAAAGATTTGGCAGAATCGTCCAACCCTCGTCGGCCAGAGAGTCCTCCAACGCACAACGACTATATCTAGTTCTCAGCTCAATATCTCGTGGTTACAGTAGAAATCTTTACTATAAGTCGCGGGTCGGCGCAATCTTCCGGCCGCCGAATCGCCCCCGTTTTCCCCAACGGAATGTCCGTGGGGCGGCTGGCAATCAGTTAATGAAACGTTACGGCCCCGGTGACTCGCTCGTCCATGCGGCGGTCTGACTCAGGTCGTCTCCTGTGGACCACTTCGTTGACCTTCCCTGGTAAAAAGCTTATAAAAGCGGCGCCGAACGGAAGTTCAGCAAGTAAGTGCCGCCGCAATCCGGCGGCACTTTGATTTTGGAGCGATGGAATGATCGCGGCTGTCTTGCCGACCTATGCGCGCATGCCGGTGGCTTTTGAGCGGGGGCAGGGTGCCTACCTCTACACCGAGACGGGCGAACAATATCTTGATTTCGGCGCCGGGATCGCCGTGAACGCGCTGGGGCACTGCCATCCCCATCTTGTCGAGGCGCTGAAGGCGCAAGCCGACAAGATCTGGCATACATCCAATCTCTATCAGGTTCCCGGCCAGCAAAAACTGGCCGAGCGGCTGGTGGCGGCAAGTTTTGCCGACACGATATTCTTCTGCAATTCGGGCGCCGAGGCGCTGGAATGCTCAATCAAGATGGCGCGGCGCTATCATTGGGCGAATGGTGCGCCCGAGCGCTTCCGCATCATCACTCTGGAAGGGGCCTTTCATGGCCGGACCTTGGCGACCATTGCCGCCGGCGGCCAGAAAAAGCACCTCGAAGGCTTTGGCCCGGCTGTCGAAGGTTTTGACCAGGTGGCCTTCGGTGACATCGAGGCGGTGCGGCAGGCGATCGGACCGGAAACGGCCGGTGTCCTTGTTGAGCCGATCCAGGGCGAAGGCGGCCTGCGCGCCCTGACGCCGGCCTATCTGCGCGCCTTGCGCAATCTCTGTGATGAACATGGCATTCTGCTGTTGCTGGACGAGGTCCAATGCGGCATCGGCCGGACGGGCAAGCTATTCGCCTATGAATGGGCAGGCATCACGCCGGATATCCTGGCCACCGCCAAGGGGCTCGGTGGCGGTTTTCCGATCGGCGCCTGCCTGGCGACCGAAAAAGCGGGCTCCGGTATGACCGCCGGCGCGCATGGTTCGACCTTCGGCGGCAATCCGCTGGCCATGGCCGTCGCCAATGCGGTTCTGGATGTCATCTTGGCGCCGGGATTTCTTGAAGGCGTGCAAGACAAGTCCAGAAATCTGACGCAGCGGCTCGCGCAACTCCAGGATGAGCATCCCGAGGTGATCGAGGAGGTGCGCGGCGCAGGGCTGATGCGCGCGCTCAAATGCAAGATCCCCAACCAGGATCTGATCAAGGCTTGCCTCGACGAACACCTTTTGACCGTGAGCGGCGGCGATAATGTCGTTCGCCTGCTGCCCCCGCTGATCATTTCCGATCAGCAGATCGAAGAGGCGGTGCAGTGCCTGTCGCGGGCCTGCAAAAACCTCGATCATGTTAACGGCCATCAGGCATAAGGAGGCTGCTATGGCACCCCGGCCGAGGCATTTTCTCGATATTCGCGACTTCAACGAAGCCACATTGCGGGCATTGCTCACCCATAGCCGCGCCATGAAAAACGGGCGCAATGGGCATGGCCACGGGGTAACAGAGCCGGGCCGGCCGCTCGACGGCCGCGTCCTCGCGATGATCTTCGAGAAGCCCTCCACGAGAACCCGCGTGTCGTTCGATGTGGCCATGCGCCAGCTCGGCGGATCCACAATCGTTCTATCGGCCAATGACATGCAGCTCGGCCGTGGCGAGACCATCTCGGATACCGCGCAGGTTCTCTCGCGCTATGTCGATGCCATCATGATCCGCGCCAACAGCCACAGCAATCTGATGGAGCTGGCCGAGCATGCGACCGTGCCGGTCATCAATGGCCTGACCGATCGTTCTCATCCCTGTCAGGTGATGGCCGATTTGCTGACCCTGGAAGAAGTCAAGGGCGGCTTGGCCAATCAGATCGTTGCTTGGACGGGTGATGCCAATAACGTGGCCAATTCCTGGGTGCATGCATCCGCGCGTTTTGGTTTCGAGCTGCGCCTTGCTTGCCCGGAGGCCCTGAGTCCCGATCCGGAGCTCATCCGCTGGGCGCGCAACGAAAAGGCGCAGGTGATGGTCACGCGCGACCCGCGTGAGGCCGTGCGGGGAGCCGATTGCGTGGTCGCCGATAC from Rhodoligotrophos sp. CJ14 encodes:
- a CDS encoding aspartate aminotransferase family protein → MIAAVLPTYARMPVAFERGQGAYLYTETGEQYLDFGAGIAVNALGHCHPHLVEALKAQADKIWHTSNLYQVPGQQKLAERLVAASFADTIFFCNSGAEALECSIKMARRYHWANGAPERFRIITLEGAFHGRTLATIAAGGQKKHLEGFGPAVEGFDQVAFGDIEAVRQAIGPETAGVLVEPIQGEGGLRALTPAYLRALRNLCDEHGILLLLDEVQCGIGRTGKLFAYEWAGITPDILATAKGLGGGFPIGACLATEKAGSGMTAGAHGSTFGGNPLAMAVANAVLDVILAPGFLEGVQDKSRNLTQRLAQLQDEHPEVIEEVRGAGLMRALKCKIPNQDLIKACLDEHLLTVSGGDNVVRLLPPLIISDQQIEEAVQCLSRACKNLDHVNGHQA
- a CDS encoding GcrA family cell cycle regulator — translated: MWTDERVDLLKRLWTEGLSASQIASKLGEVTRNAVIGKVHRLGLSGRGTPSRTQHARPRTKTRQAPTSGKITQFPTLGATALQVQPEAVPEAPPAPQPQPIRQVYSSSNEGVNILQLSDKTCRWPVGEPGTDSFHFCGCAPKSGLPYCDKHARIAYQPLQDRRRIKARGAA
- the argF gene encoding ornithine carbamoyltransferase encodes the protein MAPRPRHFLDIRDFNEATLRALLTHSRAMKNGRNGHGHGVTEPGRPLDGRVLAMIFEKPSTRTRVSFDVAMRQLGGSTIVLSANDMQLGRGETISDTAQVLSRYVDAIMIRANSHSNLMELAEHATVPVINGLTDRSHPCQVMADLLTLEEVKGGLANQIVAWTGDANNVANSWVHASARFGFELRLACPEALSPDPELIRWARNEKAQVMVTRDPREAVRGADCVVADTWVSMGDTSANKHNLLRPYQVNADLMAEAKPDAIFMHCLPAHRGEEVTDDVIDGPQSVVFDEAENRLHIQKGILAWCLGATAQN